GCCCGCCAGCTCGGCCCGAGCATCAACTTCTACGGCACCCCCGACACGGTCGAGGACATCGACCTCCTACGCCGTTCACTCGGCCGGGACCAGCTCACGCTCAACGGCACGTCGTACGGCAGCTTCACGGCAGCGCAGTACGGGCTGAAGTACCCCGACCACGTCCGCTCGCTCGTCCTCGACTCGGTCGTCCCGCACCGCGGCTTCGACCCCTTCGGCGCCGACCTGATGGCCCACACCGGCACAGTCCTCGCAGCGACCTGCAAACGCGACCCAGCCTGTACGACGGACCCGGTGGCCGACCTGGCCTGGCTGGTGCAGCGCGGTGAGCTCGACGGCGCACCGGTGAACGGCACGAGCCTGATCGAGTCGCTGTCGATCCTCAGCCTCAACTCGGTCAACCCGTCCCTCGAAGGCATCCCGAAGGTCCTGCACGACGCCCGCGGCGGCGACACCGCCGCGCTGAAGGAGATGTTCCAGCGCGCGACCAGCCGCGGCACGCCGTACGACGAACTGTCGGCCGGCCTCCACCTGGCCACCCTCTGCTCCGACCTGCGCTTCCCCTGGAAGCCGGACACCCCAGCAGACGCGCGACCCGGCCTGCTCAACACGGCCATCAGCAAGCTGACACCGTCCCAGCTCCACCCGTACGACGTCCGGACCGCTCGCAACCAGCTGATCGTCGACGGCTGCCTGCGCTGGCCGGCGACGCGCGTCTCGACCTACCCGGCAGGCCAGGAGCTGCAGCCGCGGACGCTGATCCTGCACGGCACCAACGACCTGTTCTGCCCGACCTCCTGGGCCGAGTGGGAGCGGGACAACGCCCGTCAGGCGCAGCTGGTCGTCGTACCGGGCAGTGGTCACGGTGTGCAGGGCAGCCAGGTGGACCAGACCGGAAAGGCGCAGGTCAGAGCCTTCTTACTGGGGTGACACACCGGTCTGAGATGGAACTGAGCGACATTGTCTGCAGCACCTCGACCAGCTCGATGCGTCTAATAGTCGTGAGGTGTTGTACGCCCAGTTGGGGAGTTGCCGGTGGAGTTCGAGGAGTACGCGTCCGCGCGCGGGCAGGAGCTGGTGCGTCTCGGGTTCACCATCTGCGGCGACTACCAGCGCGCCGAGGACCTGGCCCAGATCGCGCTGATGCAGGCGTTCCGGTCCTGGCGCAAGGTGCAGCGGGCCGACGACCCGCACACCTACGTGCGGCGGATCCTGGTCAACTCCTACCTGTCGATGACGCGCCGGCGCTCCTTCACCGAGGCGCCGGCGGCCGACCTCGACCCCGACCGCACGGTGCCCGACCCCGCCCACGACATCGTGACCTCCGACGACCTGTGGCGCACGCTGGCCACGTTGTCGGCGCGCGAGAGGGTCGTCCTGGTGCTGCGCTACTACCAGGACCTGGACGACCGGACGATCGCCGACCTGCTCGGCATCAAACCGTCCTCGGTCCGCAGCCTCGCGAGCAGAGCGCTCGGCACGCTGCGGAAGACGAGGCAGACCCAGCGTGTCGACGGACGGTTGCCGTGAGCACCCGCCGGACCGAGAGGTTGCCGTGAGCACCCACCGCGTCGACGACGTCAGCACCCACCATCTCGTTGAGAGGTTGCCGTGAGCACCACCGAGCTCGAGGAAGACCTGCGCGCGACGTTCGACCGCGCCGCCGCTTCCGTTCCGCCTGCCCTCGACCTGGCGTCGCGGGCCACCGACGGCGTCCGCCAGGCCCAGCGCCGTACGTACGTCGCCGCCGGTGCGGCCGTCGCGGCGGTCGCCGTGATCGCGGCTGGGGGCTTCGCGCTCGGCGGCGGTCTGGGCGGGTCGACCGATCCGCAGCCCGCCGCTCCGCCTCCCACACCCAGCGTCTCCAGCGCGAAGCCGGTCGTCGCATCGCAGCAGCTGGCGGGCACCTGGCGTCCGCTCAGGATGGACGGGTTCAGCACGCTGAAGACCGCCCGCCCGGACAACCCGGTTCTCACCTTCAACACCGACGGCACCTGGACGGGTTCCGACGGCTGCAACGGGATCAGCGGCACCTTCACCATCGGCCAGCGCGGCGAGTTCACCGGGACGGCCGGCAACCAACGGCTGATCGAGTGCGCGAACGTGCCGCACACGGCGGTCGTGCAGGCCGCCAAACGGGTCGCGGCCGACCGGACGACGCTGAAGTTCTACGCCGCCGACGGGCGCGAAGTTGCGATCTACGCTCGCACACGGTAGCGGGATTTGCTCGCGGAACGTAGTCAGCTCTTGACTATCCGGAGTCGGAGCGTGAAGGATCGAGGGCGGCCTGTCCATCGATCAGGGGAGCCTAGTGCGACTCTCAGCTACCGTCCCGCTGCTCGCTCTCGGCTCAATGTCACTCGTCGCAGTCGCCGTCCCTGCCGGTTCGACCCCCGTTCCGGCCGCCGCGGCCTCACCCGCGTCGGTCGCTGTCTGCAACCACAACAACCCGATCACCACCGCTGAACACTCGAAGCGACTGGCCCAGCCGACCAGCGCCAAGGACACCCGGCCGCTCGGCCAGGCCCTCGGCGAAGGAGTCGCGGCGGCGGTCCGCTCGATCGAGCCGCTGGACGCGACCGGCCGCCCGAAGTCCGGCCTGCCGTACGGGCTGAGCGTCGGCATCATCGGCGTACTGGGCACGCAGGAGACCGGGTACAAGGTCGTCCTGGACGACTCGGTCGTCGACGAGAAGCGGTACCAGGCCGCCGTACAGAAGAACGTTCCGGCAGCCGGCAAGCCGATGCTCACGGTCGAGCGCAGCTGCCGCTCGGCGCGCTCGGTCGCCGCTGCTTGGAAGGCCGTCGGCGGCCGCGCCTGGTCCGCCGACGCCACGAAGACCACGTTCACCGCCGACCTCGACCCGGCCAGCGAGGACGTCGTCGTCGAGTACGACGCCGCGACCACGTCCCCGGCCGGCGCCGAAGCGCTCGGCAACCTCGCCGGCGTCGACGCGGTCCCGACGGGCGTCGCCCGGACGACCCGCTTCAACGACACCCCCAAGGGCGGCCACTGGGGCGGCGCGCGGATCACCTCGGCGCTGAAGAACTGCACCGCCGGCTTCTCCGTCGTCCGCAAGTCGAACAACACCCGCGCCTCCGTCACCGCCGGCCACTGCGGCGGCCCCGGCACGGTCTGGCGCAGCGGATCGCACTACTACGGCACCACGTCGGTCCGCACCAACTACCCCGACTACGACCAGGCCCTGATCACCGGCAGCTCGTACGGCGCCAAGATCTGGACCGACGGCCCCGGCGACTCCGCCGACACCCGCACCGTCAAGGGCGGCGGCGACCCCGCCGTCGGCGCATCGGTCTGCCAGTCCGGCTCGTTCAGCACGTCCCTGTGCGGAATCACCATCCGCTCCCTGAGCGCCAAGTACTGCGACTCCGACGGCTGCACGACGTACGTCATCCGAGCCACCCGCAACAACCAGATCGCCATCATCGGCGGCGACTCCGGCGGCCCCGTCTACTCCCGCCCGTCCTCCACCACCGCCACCATCCGAGGCCTCGCCTTCGCCGGCTCCGGCTGCGCAGCCTCCCGCTGCACCACCTTGTACGCCGAACGCTACAACTCCATCGCCGGCCACCTCGGCGTCCGCGCCCTCACCGGCTGATCCCCCGCAACCCTTCGTCCAGCAGCCGGCTCAGCACCCCGACCCGGCTCTTCCCAAACGTTGCCCTAGGCAACTCAACCACCAGGTCGCGCACCCCGGCCGGCGCCAGCTCGACCGCCCACCGAATCGCCGCGTCCCCCACCGCGGAATCCCCACCCGCCGCCAGCTCCTCGGCCAACGCCATCTGCACCGCGGGCCCCTGCACGTGCTTCACCTGATGCGGACTCACCAGATCATGGATGTACGGCGTCCCCGCCGCATACCCCGCGGCCCGAGCTGCCGCCATCCCCACCGCATCCCCGACCTCCCGCGCCGCCTTCAACGCACCCCAGGCCGCCGTCCGAATCCCCTTGGT
The Kribbella italica DNA segment above includes these coding regions:
- a CDS encoding alpha/beta hydrolase, whose amino-acid sequence is MRLVALVAALLLACSACSDPLEDAVPDAAKQCEGLAGFTCTTLSVPLDHSQPTGTKLELAVAAATNVDAPRGVLLMLTGGPGQPGITLLRRIRSYLDPAVLREYQLVMFDQRGTGTKGIDCPELQRAVGGSDFLTPPADAVDACARQLGPSINFYGTPDTVEDIDLLRRSLGRDQLTLNGTSYGSFTAAQYGLKYPDHVRSLVLDSVVPHRGFDPFGADLMAHTGTVLAATCKRDPACTTDPVADLAWLVQRGELDGAPVNGTSLIESLSILSLNSVNPSLEGIPKVLHDARGGDTAALKEMFQRATSRGTPYDELSAGLHLATLCSDLRFPWKPDTPADARPGLLNTAISKLTPSQLHPYDVRTARNQLIVDGCLRWPATRVSTYPAGQELQPRTLILHGTNDLFCPTSWAEWERDNARQAQLVVVPGSGHGVQGSQVDQTGKAQVRAFLLG
- a CDS encoding sigma-70 family RNA polymerase sigma factor, translating into MEFEEYASARGQELVRLGFTICGDYQRAEDLAQIALMQAFRSWRKVQRADDPHTYVRRILVNSYLSMTRRRSFTEAPAADLDPDRTVPDPAHDIVTSDDLWRTLATLSARERVVLVLRYYQDLDDRTIADLLGIKPSSVRSLASRALGTLRKTRQTQRVDGRLP
- a CDS encoding META domain-containing protein, whose product is MSTTELEEDLRATFDRAAASVPPALDLASRATDGVRQAQRRTYVAAGAAVAAVAVIAAGGFALGGGLGGSTDPQPAAPPPTPSVSSAKPVVASQQLAGTWRPLRMDGFSTLKTARPDNPVLTFNTDGTWTGSDGCNGISGTFTIGQRGEFTGTAGNQRLIECANVPHTAVVQAAKRVAADRTTLKFYAADGREVAIYARTR
- a CDS encoding S1 family peptidase; protein product: MSLVAVAVPAGSTPVPAAAASPASVAVCNHNNPITTAEHSKRLAQPTSAKDTRPLGQALGEGVAAAVRSIEPLDATGRPKSGLPYGLSVGIIGVLGTQETGYKVVLDDSVVDEKRYQAAVQKNVPAAGKPMLTVERSCRSARSVAAAWKAVGGRAWSADATKTTFTADLDPASEDVVVEYDAATTSPAGAEALGNLAGVDAVPTGVARTTRFNDTPKGGHWGGARITSALKNCTAGFSVVRKSNNTRASVTAGHCGGPGTVWRSGSHYYGTTSVRTNYPDYDQALITGSSYGAKIWTDGPGDSADTRTVKGGGDPAVGASVCQSGSFSTSLCGITIRSLSAKYCDSDGCTTYVIRATRNNQIAIIGGDSGGPVYSRPSSTTATIRGLAFAGSGCAASRCTTLYAERYNSIAGHLGVRALTG
- a CDS encoding putative immunity protein; the protein is MEIADRRVLAGWAAECAERVLLLYEVRAPGDLRAREAIAETRGFAEGGPRTKGIRTAAWGALKAAREVGDAVGMAAARAAGYAAGTPYIHDLVSPHQVKHVQGPAVQMALAEELAAGGDSAVGDAAIRWAVELAPAGVRDLVVELPRATFGKSRVGVLSRLLDEGLRGISR